The proteins below are encoded in one region of Capsicum annuum cultivar UCD-10X-F1 unplaced genomic scaffold, UCD10Xv1.1 ctg4402, whole genome shotgun sequence:
- the LOC124892129 gene encoding leucine-rich repeat receptor-like serine/threonine-protein kinase At1g17230 — protein MNLLGIPYNQLTGSTPFTIFNISRIKVIAFTGNSLSGNLPNALCYGLPILKGLYLSINKLRGHMPTSSSSCCQHQILSLSENEFDGPIHSEIGRLSNLQLLYLGFNHFTGIIPQGIGNLVNLVELVMDKNYITGSVPISIFNISSLQILSLSTNNLSGFFPQEIGSLTKMHFLYLDENRFTGTY, from the exons ATGAACTTGTTGGGCATACCATATAATCAACTTACAGGTTCTACACCATTCACAATTTTCAATATCTCAAGAATCAAAGTCATTGCATTTACAGGCAATAGTTTATCAGGAAATCTTCCCAATGCATTATGCTATGGTCTCCCAATACTCAAAGGGCTTTATTTATCCATAAACAAGCTTCGCGGTCATATGCCTACAAGCTCATCAAGTTGTTGTCAACATCAAATTTTGTCTTTATCGGAAAATGAGTTTGATGGACCAATACATAGTGAAATTGGAAGATTGAGTAACTTGCAGTTATTGTATCTCGGATTTAACCATTTCACTG GGATAATTCCACAAGGAATCGGAAATCTTGTTAATTTGGTGGAGTTAGTCATGGACAAAAACTACATTACCGGCTCTGTCCCAATCTCCATATTCAATATCTCGTCACTGCAAATTTTGTCATTGTCAACGAACAATCTTAGTGGATTTTTTCCACAGGAAATCGGCAGCTTAACCAAGATGCATTTTTTATATCTTGATGAAAATAGGTTTACTGGTACGTATTAA